A genomic region of Cannabis sativa cultivar Pink pepper isolate KNU-18-1 chromosome 1, ASM2916894v1, whole genome shotgun sequence contains the following coding sequences:
- the LOC115706101 gene encoding polyadenylate-binding protein 1 isoform X2: protein MSNHFSPSWVDYACTPEEVQQHFQSCGTVNRVTILTDKFGQPKGFAYVEFVEVEAVQNALLLNESELHGRQLKVSAKRTNVPGMKQFRGRRAGPFRSRRPFAPASPFYPSYGYGRVPRFRRPMRFRPY, encoded by the exons ATGTCTAACCATTTTAGCCCCTCTTGG GTTGACTATGCATGCACTCCTGAGGAAGTCCAGCAGCATTTTCAATCTTGTGGAACTGTCAACAGAGTTACAATTTTGACAGATAAGTTTGGCCAGCCAAAAGGATTTGCTTATGTTGAGTTTGTTGAGGTTGAAGCTGTTCAGAATGCTCTTCTGTTAAATGAATCAGAATTGCATGGTCGTCAGTTAaag GTTTCAGCCAAGCGGACAAATGTTCCTGGAATGAAACAGTTTCGAGGAAGGAGAGCTGGCCCCTTCAGATCTCGAAGGCCATTTGCGCCTGCTTCTCCATTCTATCCTTCATATGGTTATGG GAGGGTTCCAAGGTTCAGGCGGCCCATGAGGTTCAGACCATACTGA
- the LOC115708242 gene encoding mediator of RNA polymerase II transcription subunit 31, giving the protein MASGKDSDDSSESPSSQKSIYKDPDDGRQRFLLELEFVQCLANPTYIHYLAQNRYFEDEAFIGYLKYLQYWQQPEYMKFIMYPHCLYFLELLQNANFRNAMAHPGSKELAHRQQFYFWKNYRNNRLKHILPRSLPEPPAPTPVPPQQSMPPVAASTIGMAAAPGPVLSPMQYANPQGSSLPKTDMRNTGADRRKRKKDG; this is encoded by the exons ATGGCTTCTGGCAAAGATAGTGACGATTCATCCGAATCTCCATCTTC GCAAAAGAGCATATACAAGGATCCAGATGATGGGCGGCAGCGTTTCTTGCTTGAACTGGAGTTTGTTCAATGCCTTGCTAACCCTACTTACATCCATT ATTTGGCTCAGAATCGCTATTTTGAAGATGAGGCTTTCATTGGATACTTGAAGTACCTTCAGTATTGGCAGCAGCCGGAGTACATGAAGTTTATAAT GTATCCTCATTGCCTATATTTTCTTGAACTTCTCCAAAATGCAAACTTTCGTAATGCAATGGCACATCCTGGCAGCAAG GAGTTGGCACATAGACAGCAATTTTACTTCTGGAAGAACTACAGAAACAATCGATTAAAGCACATATTACCAAGATCACTTCCCGAACCTCCTGCTCCCACTCCTGTACCACCTCAGCAATCCATGCCACCTGTGGCTGCTTCAACTATTGGAATGGCTGCTGCTCCTGGTCCTGTTCTTTCTCCCATGCAATATGCTAACCCCCAAGGATCTTCTCTTCCAAAAACTGATATGAGGAATACTGGGGCTgatagaagaaagagaaa GAAGGATGGTTAG
- the LOC115705444 gene encoding glutamate dehydrogenase A: MNALAATSRNFRQAARLLGLDSKIEKSLLIPFREIKVECTIPKDDGSLVSYVGFRVQHDNARGPMKGGIRYHPEVDPDEVNALAQLMTWKTAVADIPYGGAKGGIGCDPRELSKSELERLTRVFTQKIHDLIGIHTDVPAPDMGTNAQTMAWILDEYSKFHGHSPAVVTGKPIDLGGSLGREAATGRGVVFATEALLAEYGKSIKDMRFVIQGFGNVGSWAAKLIHEGGGKIVALSDISGAIKNSNGIDIPELLKHKESTGSLLNFAGGDAMDPSELLVHDCDVLIPCALGGVLNKENAGNVKAKFVIEAANHPTDPEADEILSKKGVIILPDIYANAGGVTVSYFEWVQNIQGFMWDEDKVNNELKRYMTGAFHNIKSMCKTHNCNLRMGAFTLGVNRVARATILRGWEA, encoded by the exons ATGAATGCCCTCGCCGCAACGAGCCGTAACTTCCGCCAAGCGGCGCGTCTTCTTGGTCTTGACTCCAAGATAGAGAAAAGTCTCTTGATCCCATTCAGAGAGATCAAG GTGGAATGCACGATCCCCAAGGATGATGGAAGCTTGGTCTCGTACGTTGGATTCAGAGTACAACATGACAATGCACGTGGACCCATGAAGGGAGGAATCAGATATCATCCTGAG GTTGACCCTGATGAAGTGAACGCTCTAGCCCAACTTATGACCTGGAAGACTGCTGTAGCAGACATTCCATATGGTGGAGCAAAGGGTGGAATCGGGTGCGACCCAAGAGAGTTGAGTAAGAGTGAATTGGAGCGTCTCACTCGTGTCTTTACCCAAAAAATTCATGACCTTATTGGAATTCATACTGATGTGCCAGCACCAGATATGGGAACTAATGCCCAG ACAATGGCATGGATTTTGGATGAGTACTCCAAATTTCATGGTCACTCACCTGCTGTTGTGACAGGAAAGCCCATT GATCTTGGTGGCTCACTTGGTCGAGAGGCTGCAACTGGGCGCGGTGTTGTCTTTGCTACAGAAGCTTTGCTTGCTGAATATGGGAAGTCAATCAAGGATATGAGATTTGTTATTCAG GGGTTTGGAAATGTGGGCTCTTGGGCAGCTAAGCTAATCCATGAAGGTGGTGGAAAGATTGTTGCATTAAGTGATATCAGTGGTGCAATTAAGAACTCTAATGGAATTGACATACCTGAATTGCTGAAGCACAAAGAAAGCACTGGGAGCTTACTAAATTTTGCTGGTGGGGATGCCATGGATCCATCTGAACTGCTTGTACATGACTGCGATGTTCTCATCCCTTGTGCTTTAGGAGGAGTTCTCAACAA GGAAAATGCTGGAAATGTCAAGGCCAAGTTCGTAATAGAGGCAGCAAATCATCCAACTGATCCTGAAGCAGATGAG ATTCTGTCTAAGAAAGGAGTTATCATTCTTCCAGACATATATGCAAATGCTGGTGGGGTGACTGTTAGCTATTTTGAGTGGGTTCAG AACATTCAAGGTTTCATGTGGGATGAAGATAAGGTGAACAATGAACTTAAGCGGTATATGACTGGAGCTTTCCATAACATCAAGAGCATGTGCAAAACACACAACTGCAATCTGAGAATGGGAGCCTTTACATTGGGAGTCAACCGAGTAGCACGTGCCACCATTCTTAGGGGATGGGAAGCATAG
- the LOC115705445 gene encoding ubiquitin-like protein 5, whose amino-acid sequence MIEVVLNDRLGKKVKVKCNEDDTIGDLKKLVAAQTGTRADKIRIQKWYNIYKDHITLKDYEVHDGMGLELYYN is encoded by the coding sequence ATGATTGAGGTGGTTCTTAATGATCGTTTAGGAAAGAAGGTGAAGGTCAAGTGTAACGAGGATGACACAATCGGTGACCTAAAGAAGCTGGTGGCGGCTCAGACCGGAACCAGAGCTGATAAGATTCGAATTCAGAAGTGGTACAACATCTACAAAGACCATATCACTCTCAAGGACTACGAGGTCCATGACGGCATGGGCCTCGAGCTCTACTACAACTGA